The genomic window ACGCCAAAAAACTGGAGAAGTATCGATTGGTAAGCGTGTTGAGACTGATACTGCACGGATTGCAATCCCGATAGAAAGAGAGCGAGTTGTGATTGAGCGTGTAACTCCAGCAGATGCAGGTACTGCCGTTTCTGGGCGCGAAGCAGATTTCCGTGAAGGTGAAGTTGCTCGGATTGAAATCCACGAAGAAACTCCTGATGTTCGCAAAGAAGCATTTTTGCGTGAAGAAGTCAGAGTTAAAAAAGTGGTAGATAAAGAGACAGTTGAAACCCAAGAAACTGTGCGTCGTGAAGAGTTAGATGTGAATTCTGGTAATCTTCCGATTGAAGAACGCTAACTAAATATAGTCATTAGTTACTAGCTAATGACTAATAATTAATTCGCCACAGTGCAGGTGGGGCTGTAAAATTAGCTTTACCTGTGCTTATAATAGGTCAGAATCAGCACTACATTTAATTTAGCTAAGTAAAAAGCAGTTCATAAACTTTGCATATGAATAGCCAACCGATGACCAAAAACATTGGACAGGCAAACTCGAACTCTCGCACTAGCAGCTCACTAGCAGATTTGAAAAAGAAGGTAAATAATTTTGCTGTCATCGATAAGCAAGGTCAGCTAGTAGGAGTAGTTCATGATTTAATTGTGGATACTAATCGTCGGCTAAACTTAGTTATATCTAACCAGGCGAATCAACAAACTGGAGAATATAATCAGCAATTAGGCGATAAACGTCCTTCTTTATTTCGATTGCAGAGCCAGAGAATCAAAAAAATCGACAAGCCGACTAAATCTGTTTTCATAGACTTAAACAAATCAGAAATCGAGTATATGCCTGAATATTTAGAAACAGAAACACCAGGCGATAGCAACTCAACTGAGCAACTAGCCAATAATCGAATTATAAATAGCCCAGTTGAGGCAACAAATTCAGAAGAGGCTAGCGAAGAACAGATTATTCGTCTATTAGAAGAACGACTAGTTGTTGAAAGCAGCAAGCGGAAAGTTGGTGAGGTAATTGTTCGCAAAGTAATTGAAACCCGGATGGTGCAAGTTCCTGTCCGGCGTGAAAAGTTGATTGTGGAACAAATTAGCCCAGAACACAAACAACTCGCAGAAATTGATTTAGGACAAGAGGAAATTGATGGTATTGACTTGACCCAAGTAGAAAGACTTGAAGTTACACATCTTGACAGCGCTTTAACGGTAAGCGGCGAATTTACTTCGCCTAAAACTGCTAGTTTATTGTTAAATGCGATCGCACTAGAGCTAAATCACGGATGCAAGCTGGTGCGAGTGACTATTGCTGTTGAAGATGAGTCACACCAGAAAAAATACCAGGAGTGGTTTGACCGCTGTTCTAAAAGTCAATCAATAAAGCCAGAAAAATAAGTTTTTAGAAGATCCATTACTAGGGTGGGCATTGCACACCCTATTTTTTTGCTGATTTAAGAAAAGAAAGTTGAAATTTCTGTTCTCTTTCGGGTAAGTGGAATGTCTCCAAAGCAACTTAATTTACAATACTAAGCAGTTGCCGTTCTTTTGGCTACTTGCAATGAAATTTCGACTCAAGAGACTTTCACGGAAGAAACGAGAGCGTCTGATCCCACCTATTCAGATTCAAGTTCGAGATGGAAAATTTGAGATTATGGGTATGGGTGCATGGCATTCTTACTGGCGCGATCCCTACCATCTGCTGCTAACGATTCCCTGGACTGGCTTTCTGATCCTGATTAGTGCTTTTTATGTAACTATTAATACTCTATTTGCCCTAGCTTACTTGATAGGAGGAGATTGTATTGCCAACGCCCGACCTGGCTCTTTTTTAGATGTGTTTTTCTTTAGTGTGCAAACCCTAGCATCCATCGGCTATGGGGCAATGTATCCTAAAACAACTTACGCCAACATTATTGTCACGATTGAAGCAATGATCGGTTTGGTGGGAATTGCTGTGATGACAGGACTAGCGTTTGCTCGGTTCTCCCGACCCACAGCCCGTGTGCTTTTTAGCCGTGTTGCTGTAATTACACCTCATGATGCGATGCCAACTCTGATATTTCGCACCGCTAATAAGCGCCGCAATACAATTTTGGAGGCGCAGATGCGAGTCTACTTAATGCGCGACGAAGTAACCATAGAAGGGCAGTTCATGCGTCGGTTCTACGATCTTAAACTGCTGAGGAACCAAACACCAAGCTTCACGTTAAGCTGGTCAGTGATGCATGTCATTGATGAGTTTAGTCCTCTATATGGGATGACACCAGAATCGTTAACCCAGACAAATACTATGCTGATCATTTCTTTGAGTGGCATTGATGAAACGGTTGCACAAGTGGTTAATGCCCGTCATAGCTATGGTGCTAATGAGATTTTGTGGAACAATCAATTTGTCGATATCTTCCACCACACACCCGATGGACATCGCTACATTGATTACAACCGCTTCCACGATGTTTTACCTTTAGATTAAAGGGGGTTAAATTCCTGAAATTTACTCCAAAGTCTGATTGAGTTGTGGTTGTAAGGGTTTAACGACAACCCGACCATTTTCAATTACAGTGCAACTTTTAACCACGCTCTTGCTGTAGTTAACTGGTACATCCTGGCACTGGCTTTGGTGAGAGATATTTTGTTTTTGTTGTTGATTGAGGACGAC from Nostoc sp. UHCC 0926 includes these protein-coding regions:
- a CDS encoding YsnF/AvaK domain-containing protein, with protein sequence MTKNIGQANSNSRTSSSLADLKKKVNNFAVIDKQGQLVGVVHDLIVDTNRRLNLVISNQANQQTGEYNQQLGDKRPSLFRLQSQRIKKIDKPTKSVFIDLNKSEIEYMPEYLETETPGDSNSTEQLANNRIINSPVEATNSEEASEEQIIRLLEERLVVESSKRKVGEVIVRKVIETRMVQVPVRREKLIVEQISPEHKQLAEIDLGQEEIDGIDLTQVERLEVTHLDSALTVSGEFTSPKTASLLLNAIALELNHGCKLVRVTIAVEDESHQKKYQEWFDRCSKSQSIKPEK
- a CDS encoding ion channel, which translates into the protein MKFRLKRLSRKKRERLIPPIQIQVRDGKFEIMGMGAWHSYWRDPYHLLLTIPWTGFLILISAFYVTINTLFALAYLIGGDCIANARPGSFLDVFFFSVQTLASIGYGAMYPKTTYANIIVTIEAMIGLVGIAVMTGLAFARFSRPTARVLFSRVAVITPHDAMPTLIFRTANKRRNTILEAQMRVYLMRDEVTIEGQFMRRFYDLKLLRNQTPSFTLSWSVMHVIDEFSPLYGMTPESLTQTNTMLIISLSGIDETVAQVVNARHSYGANEILWNNQFVDIFHHTPDGHRYIDYNRFHDVLPLD